The Medicago truncatula cultivar Jemalong A17 chromosome 4, MtrunA17r5.0-ANR, whole genome shotgun sequence genome includes a region encoding these proteins:
- the LOC120579956 gene encoding disease resistance protein RUN1-like: MAEAVLELVLDNLSSLVQKELGLLLGFEKDFKSFSSMLTTIKATLEDTEEKQFTNKAIKDWLLKLKDAAYVLDDILDECATKAVELEYKGSKGGLPDKVQSSCLSSHEIEIMHEVKGMSRENALELLRWMAFKSYKVPSSYEEILNRAVVYASGLPLAIEVVGSNLFGKSISECESTLDKYQRIPNEDIQKILKVSFDALDEEQQSVFLDIACFFKGCILAKVEEILKLHYGYCIKSHIGGLVDKSLIKISECYTLNEVTLHDLLEVMGKEIVRKESPKEPEKRSRLWCRGDIIQILQENKGTSKIEMIYLNSPSMDLVIDWNGKAFKKMTNLKTLIIKNVSFTKDPKYLPSSLRVLKLNGCSTESLSSCIGSKEA; this comes from the exons ATGGCTGAAGCTGTGCTTGAACTTGTCCTTGATAATTTGAGCTCACTCGTTCAGAAGGAGCTTGGCCTACTTCTTGGTTTTGAAAAAGACTTCAAAAGTTTTTCAAGCATGCTCACTACAATCAAAGCTACACTTGAAGATACTGAGGAGAAACAATTTACTAACAAAGCTATCAAGGATTGGTTGCTTAAGCTTAAAGATGCTGCCTACGTCCTTGATGATATCCTGGACGAGTGTGCCACCAAAGCAGTGGAGTTGGAGTACAAAGGATCCAAGGGTGGACTACCCGATAAGGTACAAAGCTCTTGCCTATCTTCTCATGAGATAGAAATTATGCATGAAGTAAAAGGGATGTCTAGGGAAAATGCTCTTGAATTGTTGAGGTGGATGGCTTTTAAAAGTTATAAAGTTCCTTCAAGTTATGAAGAGATTTTAAACCGTGCAGTCGTGTATGCTTCTGGCCTTCCATTAGCTATAGAAGTAGTGGGTTCCAACTTGTTTGGAAAGAGTATTTCAGAATGTGAGTCTACATTAGATAAGTATCAAAGAATTCCAAACGAAGATATCCAAAAGATACTTAAAGTAAGCTTTGATGCTTTGGACGAAGAACAACAAAGTGTCTTTTTGGATATTGCTTGTTTCTTCAAAGGATGTATATTGGCAAAAGTCGAAGAGATACTTAAACTTCATTATGGTTATTGCATAAAGAGCCACATTGGAGGATTGGTTGATAAGTCTCTCATAAAAATTAGTGAATGTTACACTTTGAATGAAGTGACATTACATGACTTGCTAGAGGTCATGGGTAAAGAAATTGTCCGGAAAGAATCACCTAAAGAGCCTGAAAAGCGTAGTCGGTTGTGGTGTCGTGGTGacataattcaaattttacAGGAAAACAAA GGAACAAGTAAAATTGAGATGATATATCTGAATTCTCCCTCAATGGATCTGGTAATAGACTGGAATGGAAAGGCTTTCAAGAAGATGACAAATCTCAAAAcacttattattaaaaatgtcTCTTTTACTAAAGATCCCAAGTATCTTCCAAGCAGTTTGAGAGTATTGAAATTGAATGGATGTTCTACAGAGTCTCTATCATCTTGTATTGGCAGCAAG GAAGCTTGA